One Planktothrix sp. FACHB-1365 genomic window carries:
- a CDS encoding YihY/virulence factor BrkB family protein, with product MISWRTVWRLLKETYQEWSQDNASQLAAALAYYTVFSLAPLLVIVVAIAGFFLGEEAARGELVGQIQGLVGKDGATVIQTALENTNRPGEGNGLFASLVSLGFLIFGASGVFVQLQDSLNTIWNITPKPTNAVGSFVRKRALSFAAVVSIGFLLLVSLTVSAVLTGLSRYASELLPGADSLWQLLNLVVSFAVTTLLFALIFKYLPDVLITWNDVLIGAMITALFFTLGKSLIGMYLGSSSFSSTYGAAGSLVIFLTWIYYSVQILFFGAEFTQVYTRHYGSNIIPDRHAEFKS from the coding sequence GTGATTAGTTGGAGAACGGTTTGGCGACTACTCAAAGAAACCTATCAAGAATGGAGTCAAGATAATGCCTCCCAATTGGCGGCGGCTTTAGCTTATTACACCGTATTTTCTTTGGCGCCTTTATTGGTTATTGTTGTCGCAATTGCAGGTTTTTTCTTAGGGGAAGAAGCAGCACGGGGAGAATTAGTTGGACAAATTCAAGGGTTAGTGGGGAAAGACGGAGCAACGGTTATTCAAACCGCTTTAGAAAATACCAACCGTCCGGGGGAAGGAAATGGACTTTTTGCATCCTTGGTGAGTCTTGGCTTTTTAATTTTTGGCGCGTCAGGGGTCTTTGTTCAGTTACAAGATTCATTAAATACAATTTGGAATATTACCCCTAAACCGACAAATGCAGTGGGTAGTTTTGTCAGAAAACGGGCGTTATCTTTTGCTGCTGTAGTTAGTATTGGATTTTTATTATTAGTTTCTTTAACCGTTAGTGCAGTATTAACCGGATTAAGTCGCTATGCCAGTGAACTTTTACCGGGTGCTGATAGTTTGTGGCAATTGCTCAATTTAGTGGTTTCTTTTGCGGTTACTACCTTATTATTTGCTTTAATTTTTAAATATTTACCCGATGTTTTGATTACTTGGAATGATGTTTTAATTGGGGCAATGATTACAGCTTTATTTTTTACATTGGGTAAATCTTTGATTGGAATGTATTTAGGAAGTAGTAGTTTTAGTTCAACCTATGGGGCGGCGGGATCATTAGTCATTTTTCTAACTTGGATTTATTATTCTGTACAAATTCTATTTTTTGGTGCAGAATTTACCCAAGTTTATACCCGTCATTATGGCTCTAATATTATCCCAGATCGCCATGCAGAATTTAAAAGCTGA
- a CDS encoding Eco57I restriction-modification methylase domain-containing protein, with amino-acid sequence MLEFNPHGYYGIGGIIVTEGQKTNKPLFSQHYLEHRLQDCPEWQIDVTEGFKQLKNLYQSKQDLLPTLSEAQTEDLLIQPILEILGLSYIPQVTIRAKGRAERPDYALFNNEIERDQAYPLQTHETAFYSRVIAIAEAKYWQRPLSKVSANDQRDIYKNTNPSFQIANYLMGTGVDWGILTNGREWRLYYRQASSKATEFYQVDLLELLSAENLDQFKYFWLFFRQEAFVKDSQGRNFLERVREGSTTYSTRVGNELKALVFDRIFPNLAGGFVADATRREQPVTSEQVYEATLSFLYKLLFLLYAEARNLLPIQGDYRDYSLIQLTKEVAENLDRQKKLSQTSTGMYDKLLNLFQIVDRGDRGLEVPRYNGGLFHFNFSQTEDQLDYPANYFLSQFKLSDAVLAPVLDLLARFEGQPIDYSFLGVRQLGSIYEGLLEYRVIIQDALTGNVYLENDKGDRKATGSYYTPDYIVKYIVSHTLKPILEQRSQRFAELMTQIEHLQNQLQDQRLGQQSLNGLKKDLKRLQQDAQTTLLDIKICDPAMGSGHFLVEAVDYLTDELIRILSQYPEQNPVLEMLDQTRQSILDNLEQQGITINPDRLEPTQLLQRVVMKRCIYGVDLNSMAVELAKVSLWLHSFTIGAPLSFLDHHLRCGNSLIGTTAREAEAKMAADEIGQLSLLTGPFVGLLKAAEIMRGVSVLSDATFAEVEQSEKLFRSFDQAAKPYKRLLDIYVSQFFGVKQAKNFLERLGTNAITANSNQMNKADAAIYEEAQKLSYEKRFFHWDLEFPEVFIDLENASWNENAGFDAVVGNPPYGAIIDKKTSFYNSQVYINSSAVKDTYVLFIEFGLKLCCMNGLLGFITPNTWEQIFSGNHFRKYLIQEFTINEIIHFMQKVFPSVTVDCEILIVQNKKPEENIIYVTINDPHQSQIENIYIEQNTWIDKNGDIISIFQNPLSEEILQKVINRSKQLKKFCTIKNGVKPFEVGKGKPPQTQKILKDKPYVTEIKNDPSLKPLLRGSLIDRYSNFWESNYWISYGEWLAAPRDPAIFFDAKQKIVVRQTGDQITATIIDNSFVCRDNLHILILLDNSGIHLEYILGLLNSKLINYCYQYINPEKGETFAQVKLAHLEQLSIYNIQQSERIKTDAEVHRVQKSLENAIALYNQYQNNGNSEPILSQIDDHLNQQPEEADVIHDLLAYLAEQMIELNKQKQAEIKSFLQWLERFLGCPIDSLTNKSKIQNYLGDYYKNEPHISFDQLIAVLNKNKKKLKIDPVSRKEQQTLEQEYQNSLNTLLPLKIQLIRCDQLIDAIVYKLYGLTEEEIAIVEGKG; translated from the coding sequence TTGCTAGAGTTTAACCCTCATGGCTATTATGGCATCGGGGGTATTATTGTGACTGAGGGACAAAAAACTAATAAACCTCTATTTTCTCAGCATTATTTAGAGCATCGCCTTCAGGACTGTCCAGAATGGCAAATTGATGTGACTGAGGGGTTTAAGCAGTTAAAAAATCTCTATCAGTCCAAACAAGATTTATTACCGACGTTGAGTGAAGCGCAAACGGAGGATTTATTAATTCAACCGATATTAGAAATTTTAGGATTGAGTTATATTCCTCAAGTCACAATTCGGGCAAAAGGTCGTGCTGAACGTCCTGATTATGCTTTATTTAACAATGAAATAGAACGGGATCAAGCCTATCCTTTACAAACTCATGAAACTGCGTTTTATTCTAGGGTAATTGCGATCGCAGAAGCTAAATATTGGCAACGTCCCCTCAGTAAAGTTTCGGCTAACGATCAACGGGATATTTATAAAAATACTAACCCATCCTTTCAGATTGCTAACTATTTAATGGGGACGGGAGTAGACTGGGGAATTTTAACCAATGGTCGAGAATGGCGACTCTATTATCGTCAAGCTTCTTCCAAAGCAACGGAATTTTATCAAGTCGATTTACTAGAGCTTTTATCAGCAGAAAATTTAGATCAATTCAAATATTTTTGGTTATTTTTTCGTCAGGAAGCCTTTGTCAAAGACTCCCAAGGACGTAATTTTTTAGAACGAGTACGGGAAGGAAGTACCACATACTCAACGCGAGTGGGGAATGAGTTAAAAGCCTTAGTATTTGATCGGATATTTCCTAATTTAGCCGGAGGTTTTGTTGCAGATGCAACTCGACGGGAACAACCTGTGACCTCTGAACAGGTTTATGAAGCGACTCTATCCTTTCTTTATAAGTTGTTATTTTTGCTTTATGCTGAAGCCAGAAATCTGCTACCAATTCAGGGCGATTATCGAGATTATAGCTTGATTCAATTAACAAAAGAAGTCGCTGAAAATCTTGATCGTCAGAAGAAGTTAAGCCAAACTTCAACGGGAATGTATGATAAATTATTAAATTTATTTCAAATTGTTGATCGAGGCGATCGCGGCTTAGAAGTTCCTCGATATAATGGAGGTTTATTTCATTTTAATTTTAGTCAAACTGAAGATCAATTAGACTATCCTGCTAATTATTTCTTATCTCAATTTAAACTATCTGATGCAGTATTAGCTCCTGTTTTAGACTTATTAGCGCGATTTGAAGGACAACCCATTGATTATAGTTTTTTAGGAGTACGACAGTTGGGGTCAATTTATGAAGGGTTATTAGAATATCGAGTGATTATTCAAGACGCGCTGACGGGAAATGTTTATTTAGAAAATGATAAAGGCGATCGCAAAGCAACGGGTTCTTATTACACCCCTGATTATATCGTTAAATACATTGTTAGTCATACTTTAAAACCCATTTTAGAACAGCGATCGCAACGATTTGCTGAACTGATGACGCAAATTGAACACCTGCAAAATCAATTACAAGATCAACGGTTAGGACAGCAAAGTTTAAACGGATTAAAAAAGGATTTAAAACGGTTACAGCAAGACGCACAAACCACTTTACTCGATATAAAAATTTGTGATCCAGCAATGGGAAGCGGTCACTTTTTAGTTGAAGCAGTGGATTATTTAACGGATGAGCTTATTCGTATTTTATCCCAATATCCCGAACAAAATCCGGTTTTAGAAATGCTCGACCAAACCCGTCAAAGCATTTTAGACAATTTAGAACAACAGGGGATTACCATTAATCCCGATAGACTAGAGCCCACTCAATTATTACAACGGGTGGTGATGAAACGTTGTATTTATGGGGTGGATTTAAACTCAATGGCGGTAGAATTAGCCAAGGTAAGTTTATGGCTACATTCCTTTACAATAGGTGCGCCTTTAAGTTTTTTAGACCATCATTTACGTTGTGGAAATTCATTAATTGGGACAACTGCGAGGGAAGCAGAAGCAAAAATGGCAGCCGATGAAATCGGACAGTTAAGTTTACTAACAGGGCCATTTGTGGGGTTATTAAAAGCAGCAGAAATTATGCGGGGTGTGAGTGTTTTGAGTGATGCGACCTTTGCTGAAGTTGAACAAAGTGAAAAGTTATTTCGGTCTTTTGATCAAGCTGCAAAACCTTATAAACGGTTGTTAGATATTTATGTTTCTCAGTTTTTTGGAGTGAAACAAGCTAAGAATTTTTTAGAGAGATTGGGTACTAATGCAATTACGGCTAATTCCAATCAGATGAACAAAGCAGATGCAGCCATTTATGAAGAGGCGCAAAAACTCAGTTATGAAAAACGGTTTTTCCATTGGGATCTGGAATTTCCAGAAGTATTTATTGATTTAGAAAATGCCAGTTGGAATGAGAATGCAGGGTTTGATGCTGTAGTTGGAAATCCGCCTTATGGTGCGATTATTGATAAAAAAACCTCGTTTTATAATTCACAAGTTTATATTAATAGTTCTGCCGTTAAAGATACTTATGTATTATTTATCGAATTTGGATTAAAATTATGCTGCATGAATGGCTTATTAGGCTTCATTACTCCTAATACATGGGAACAAATATTTTCAGGTAATCATTTCAGAAAATACCTAATTCAAGAGTTTACGATCAATGAAATTATCCACTTTATGCAAAAAGTTTTTCCATCCGTCACCGTTGACTGTGAAATTTTGATCGTTCAAAATAAAAAGCCGGAGGAAAATATAATATATGTCACAATTAATGATCCCCATCAATCCCAAATAGAAAATATATATATAGAACAAAATACCTGGATTGACAAAAATGGTGATATTATTTCTATTTTTCAAAATCCCTTAAGCGAAGAAATATTACAAAAAGTAATTAATCGATCAAAACAACTAAAAAAGTTTTGCACGATCAAAAATGGAGTCAAACCTTTTGAAGTAGGAAAAGGAAAACCTCCTCAAACTCAAAAAATACTTAAAGATAAACCTTATGTAACTGAAATTAAAAACGATCCATCACTAAAGCCTCTGTTGCGCGGAAGTTTAATTGACAGATATAGTAATTTTTGGGAGTCTAATTATTGGATTAGTTATGGTGAATGGTTAGCTGCACCACGCGATCCCGCTATTTTTTTTGATGCCAAACAAAAAATTGTAGTTCGACAAACGGGCGATCAAATTACGGCAACAATAATAGATAATTCTTTTGTCTGTAGAGATAATCTACACATTCTGATACTGTTAGATAATTCAGGTATCCACTTGGAGTATATATTAGGATTATTAAACTCAAAGTTAATCAATTATTGCTACCAATATATCAACCCAGAAAAAGGTGAAACTTTTGCACAGGTTAAACTCGCACATTTAGAACAGTTGTCAATTTATAATATACAACAATCTGAAAGAATAAAGACTGATGCAGAAGTCCATCGCGTCCAAAAATCCCTAGAAAATGCGATCGCACTTTATAACCAATATCAAAACAATGGCAACTCCGAACCCATTTTATCCCAAATTGATGATCACCTAAACCAACAACCCGAAGAAGCCGATGTGATTCATGATTTGTTAGCCTATTTAGCCGAACAAATGATTGAACTCAATAAACAAAAACAAGCGGAAATCAAAAGCTTTTTGCAATGGTTAGAACGCTTTCTCGGTTGCCCCATTGACAGTTTAACCAATAAATCAAAAATACAGAATTATTTAGGAGACTACTACAAAAACGAACCCCATATCAGTTTTGATCAATTAATTGCAGTGTTAAATAAAAACAAAAAGAAACTCAAAATCGATCCGGTTTCCAGAAAAGAACAACAAACTTTAGAACAGGAATATCAAAACAGTTTAAACACCCTATTACCCCTCAAAATCCAGTTAATCAGATGTGATCAACTCATAGATGCGATCGTTTATAAACTCTATGGATTAACAGAAGAAGAAATTGCTATTGTAGAGGGAAAAGGATGA
- a CDS encoding Uma2 family endonuclease: MIAQIEKQDHKTIEQYLELELNSQERHEYIDGEIVIMTGGTPNHNQIALNLSGGLNFALKRQPYRVFVTDQRLWIPQKQIYTYPDVMIIPGELQFQEGRKDSLMNPTLIAEVLSKSTEGYDRGDKFQAYRTIPTFQEYLLIDQYHHHVEQFTKTDNGKWLLSEYEGETATLSLASVAFEISLADIYDKVDFTLIEQQ; this comes from the coding sequence ATGATCGCTCAAATTGAAAAACAAGACCATAAAACCATTGAACAATACCTAGAATTAGAACTCAATTCTCAAGAACGCCATGAATATATAGATGGAGAAATTGTTATTATGACAGGTGGAACCCCCAATCACAATCAAATTGCACTGAATCTAAGTGGAGGATTAAATTTTGCCCTCAAACGTCAACCTTATCGGGTATTTGTAACCGACCAACGCCTCTGGATTCCTCAAAAACAAATTTATACTTATCCAGATGTTATGATCATTCCAGGAGAATTACAATTTCAAGAAGGCAGAAAAGACAGTTTAATGAATCCAACATTAATTGCTGAAGTCCTCTCTAAATCTACAGAAGGATATGATCGAGGAGACAAATTTCAGGCTTATCGAACTATTCCCACTTTCCAAGAATATCTTTTAATTGATCAATATCATCACCACGTTGAACAATTCACGAAAACGGATAATGGCAAATGGTTACTCTCCGAATATGAAGGCGAAACTGCCACCTTATCCCTCGCCTCAGTTGCCTTTGAAATTTCCCTAGCTGATATTTACGATAAAGTCGATTTTACCTTGATAGAGCAACAGTAA
- a CDS encoding HetZ-related protein has translation MFAQEISIQDSEVTLNSINPQALAQLLLQELQTTVKTLPASGRAVTLRMALEVERICEKSNRIQNSGEVQTWQLSLARHRLQKCLEYYKLGSRQGRVELHSNLAAMVYRHVASFESQLSFQARYNLIEDFLQGFYVECLRAFRREHVMEADYTPRTRLELAEYMAFTEQYAKRQIGLPGRNRQRLIVLRAQGFAKGQPPETSMDIELAVEGGKTEEAEAQSRTSAMQQIREKMVSETPDPAESVLRDRVIAELVQYLESQGQSDCVKYLTLKMQDLQACDIDKAMGLTARQRDYLQQRFKYHVEKFARSTNWKLVHEWLGADINQKLGMNSQQWETFQAQLSADQQTLLQLKATQESDKAIASALKCTPKQVQKRWAKLLDMAFNYRNTEALA, from the coding sequence ATGTTTGCACAAGAAATTTCTATTCAAGATTCTGAAGTTACCCTCAATTCTATTAATCCTCAAGCTTTAGCTCAACTCTTATTACAAGAACTGCAAACAACCGTCAAAACCCTTCCTGCTAGTGGTCGGGCGGTGACGCTGCGGATGGCGTTAGAAGTCGAACGTATTTGCGAAAAAAGCAACCGCATTCAAAATTCTGGCGAAGTGCAAACCTGGCAACTCAGTTTAGCTCGTCATCGCTTGCAAAAATGCTTAGAATATTACAAACTCGGTTCTCGTCAAGGTCGGGTAGAACTGCATTCTAACTTAGCCGCAATGGTGTATCGTCACGTTGCTTCCTTTGAATCTCAGTTAAGCTTTCAAGCCCGTTACAATTTAATTGAAGACTTTCTGCAAGGGTTTTATGTCGAGTGTTTACGGGCTTTCCGTCGGGAACACGTTATGGAAGCCGACTATACCCCCCGCACCCGTTTAGAATTAGCAGAATACATGGCCTTTACCGAACAGTATGCCAAGCGTCAAATTGGTTTACCCGGTCGCAACCGTCAACGGTTAATTGTATTACGCGCCCAAGGCTTTGCCAAAGGTCAACCTCCTGAAACGTCTATGGATATTGAGTTAGCCGTTGAAGGAGGCAAAACCGAAGAAGCCGAAGCTCAAAGTCGGACATCGGCGATGCAGCAAATTCGGGAAAAAATGGTATCTGAAACCCCTGACCCGGCTGAAAGTGTTTTACGAGATCGCGTCATTGCTGAACTGGTTCAATATTTAGAATCTCAAGGACAAAGTGATTGTGTCAAATACTTAACCTTGAAAATGCAAGATCTCCAAGCTTGCGATATTGACAAAGCCATGGGGTTAACGGCCCGTCAACGGGACTATCTGCAACAACGGTTTAAATACCACGTTGAAAAATTCGCCCGGTCTACCAACTGGAAACTTGTCCATGAATGGTTAGGGGCTGATATTAACCAAAAATTGGGGATGAATAGCCAACAATGGGAAACTTTCCAAGCTCAATTATCCGCCGATCAACAAACGTTACTGCAACTCAAAGCAACTCAAGAAAGTGATAAAGCGATCGCATCTGCCCTGAAATGTACCCCGAAACAAGTGCAAAAACGTTGGGCTAAACTCCTCGACATGGCTTTTAACTACCGTAACACCGAGGCTTTAGCATAA
- a CDS encoding DUF3611 family protein: MVEPYTNYESPSPNIHEIAQDFRRLGWFGFWVQSILGIIPIFLLIFVLFLRPASPSNPQNSALGLVLGYGCLFALIFTLYWCFRYSQIGNQLEDPNQRPAKAEVIHALWLGITANLIGMACVILVGFLMVGSLLYRMLTLPPGGSKLLTPLPGTTVLNAGSIITPFNLIAMQAMVNAMAAELAGIAVSLWLLSRVSSHQSK; this comes from the coding sequence ATGGTTGAACCCTATACGAATTATGAATCTCCGTCTCCTAATATTCATGAAATTGCCCAAGATTTTCGTCGTTTGGGCTGGTTTGGATTTTGGGTACAATCTATATTGGGAATAATCCCCATATTTCTATTGATTTTTGTTTTGTTTTTAAGACCCGCTTCTCCTTCTAATCCCCAAAATTCTGCCCTGGGTCTTGTTTTAGGATATGGATGTTTATTTGCTTTAATTTTTACCCTGTATTGGTGTTTCCGATATAGTCAAATTGGTAATCAATTAGAAGATCCCAACCAACGACCCGCTAAAGCAGAGGTAATTCATGCTTTATGGTTAGGAATTACTGCGAATTTAATCGGGATGGCTTGTGTTATTTTAGTAGGGTTTTTAATGGTGGGAAGTTTATTATATCGGATGCTCACCTTACCTCCGGGTGGGTCTAAACTTCTCACTCCCCTTCCAGGAACAACGGTTTTAAATGCGGGTTCTATTATTACCCCTTTTAATTTAATTGCGATGCAAGCAATGGTGAATGCAATGGCCGCAGAATTAGCTGGAATTGCAGTCAGTTTGTGGTTATTAAGTCGGGTGAGTTCCCATCAATCTAAATAG
- a CDS encoding PHP domain-containing protein, translated as MSVNLTSASELLSRWFHIQTGYVESPLLIPPAQDRLALQQVFQTLNARSCPKFYNFHLHTRRSDGQLEPDEVMQQVIDIGLKGLAITDHHTTQGYKEAQQWLDNWKQNHPELAHTAPQLWTGAEIHAQLLGVNVHILGYAFDPDAACLQPYLQGDTAFVKTEAYSAENVIAAIQEAGGLAVLAHPGRYRRSIPEVIAEAARLGMDGIEVYYAYRNMNPWLPTPEIVNPVKQLTDSYGLLNTCGTDTHGRDILLRI; from the coding sequence ATGAGTGTTAATCTAACTTCAGCTTCTGAACTTTTGTCGAGGTGGTTTCACATCCAGACCGGATATGTGGAATCACCCTTATTGATACCTCCTGCCCAAGATAGGTTAGCACTGCAACAGGTCTTTCAAACCTTGAATGCCAGAAGTTGCCCAAAGTTCTATAACTTTCACCTCCATACCCGACGTTCAGATGGTCAACTTGAACCGGATGAAGTGATGCAACAGGTGATTGATATTGGGTTAAAAGGACTGGCTATTACCGATCACCATACAACCCAAGGATACAAAGAAGCACAACAGTGGTTAGACAACTGGAAACAAAACCATCCCGAACTTGCTCATACAGCCCCTCAGTTATGGACAGGGGCAGAAATTCATGCTCAGTTATTGGGTGTAAATGTCCATATTCTGGGTTATGCTTTTGATCCTGATGCAGCTTGTCTACAACCCTATCTGCAAGGTGACACGGCTTTTGTGAAAACAGAGGCCTATTCTGCTGAAAATGTGATAGCTGCTATCCAAGAGGCTGGAGGGTTAGCCGTTTTAGCTCATCCAGGACGGTATCGTCGTTCTATCCCTGAAGTCATTGCAGAAGCGGCTCGGTTGGGAATGGATGGCATTGAAGTCTATTATGCCTATCGCAATATGAACCCTTGGTTACCCACCCCAGAAATTGTCAACCCAGTTAAACAGTTAACCGATAGTTATGGTTTACTGAACACCTGTGGCACGGATACTCATGGTCGTGATATATTACTTCGGATTTAA
- a CDS encoding response regulator transcription factor, translated as MSSSINPPASEAEVSPVPARLLLVDDEPGLREAVQAYLEDSNFTVDVASNAKQGWELLQQNLPDLVITDIMMPGVDGYQFLQQMREDPRFKALPVVFLTAKGMKSDRIQGYQAGCDAYLSKPFDPEELVVIVKNLLARQAALRSSTGDGNPDIATLAGQIARIENMLKGKSGIHQTPAPIKIDLTPREQSVLDLVAKGLMNKEIARNLETSVRNVEKYVSRLFTKTGTNSRTELVRYALEHGLTE; from the coding sequence ATGTCGAGTTCAATCAATCCTCCTGCATCTGAGGCTGAAGTTTCCCCAGTTCCCGCTAGATTGTTATTAGTGGACGATGAACCGGGACTGCGAGAAGCGGTACAAGCTTATTTAGAAGATAGTAACTTTACCGTTGATGTGGCGAGTAATGCTAAACAAGGGTGGGAATTGTTGCAACAAAATCTTCCTGATTTAGTCATTACTGATATTATGATGCCGGGAGTGGATGGCTATCAATTTTTACAACAAATGCGGGAAGATCCCCGTTTTAAAGCGTTACCCGTTGTTTTTCTAACCGCTAAAGGCATGAAAAGCGATCGCATTCAAGGGTATCAAGCCGGATGTGATGCCTATTTATCCAAACCTTTTGATCCTGAAGAATTAGTCGTGATTGTCAAAAATTTATTAGCAAGACAAGCCGCCCTTCGCAGTAGTACCGGGGATGGAAATCCAGATATTGCGACATTAGCCGGTCAAATTGCTCGGATTGAAAATATGTTAAAAGGCAAAAGCGGAATTCATCAAACCCCCGCCCCGATTAAAATTGATTTAACGCCGCGGGAGCAAAGTGTTTTAGATTTAGTCGCCAAGGGATTAATGAATAAAGAAATAGCCCGCAATTTAGAAACCAGTGTTCGCAATGTTGAGAAATATGTCAGTCGCTTATTTACCAAGACAGGAACGAATAGCCGAACCGAGTTAGTGCGTTATGCTCTTGAACACGGTTTAACTGAATAA